A genomic segment from Paraburkholderia hayleyella encodes:
- a CDS encoding sensor domain-containing phosphodiesterase, translated as MIDLDPPGFQPPRPIPGDVGSRRTVLYGGYTVFSVFAPVFSVSHRRAVGYHASLRAHDEQGRQVPSHEVFTQAARRGDLLEMGRLAESLHLGNFQAFDHHDDEWLFLSLHPAALVDTSYGDALLAGLKALGLAPQRVVLEVPEQAGGETTRVIEIVGALHKAGFLIALDGFGAKHSNLDRVWNLRPDIVTLDRGILAQASQHAHIERVLPGLVSLLHESGQLVLMSGLASERDALIALECNVDFVQGSYFASPSAEPLHTQTAAHLMDSLTAALRERVAAREGKQTTHLAPYVAALGQASAQIAAGVTLAQAAGPLLALPDTARCFVLDHTGRQTGDNVLPPRGALPRARRFKPLLHSEGASWARRPYFIEAMRAPDQVHLTPPYLSINEAHLCITASIAIPSAHGMQVLCADINWDAAANQL; from the coding sequence ATGATCGACCTCGATCCTCCTGGCTTTCAGCCCCCGCGTCCGATACCCGGTGACGTGGGTTCGCGCCGCACCGTGCTATACGGCGGCTATACGGTATTCAGCGTCTTTGCGCCGGTGTTTTCGGTGTCGCACCGGCGAGCCGTCGGCTATCACGCCTCGCTGCGTGCGCATGACGAGCAAGGCCGCCAGGTGCCGTCGCACGAAGTCTTTACCCAGGCCGCGCGGCGCGGCGATCTGCTCGAAATGGGACGGCTCGCCGAATCACTGCATCTGGGTAATTTCCAGGCATTCGACCACCACGATGACGAGTGGTTATTTCTCAGCCTGCACCCTGCCGCGCTGGTGGACACCAGCTATGGCGACGCCTTGCTCGCCGGGCTTAAAGCGCTGGGTCTGGCGCCACAGCGCGTGGTGCTCGAAGTGCCGGAACAAGCCGGTGGCGAAACCACGCGCGTGATCGAAATCGTCGGGGCCTTGCATAAAGCCGGCTTTCTGATCGCGCTCGATGGCTTTGGCGCGAAACATTCGAATCTCGACCGGGTGTGGAACCTGCGCCCGGACATCGTCACGCTCGATCGCGGCATCCTCGCGCAGGCCAGCCAGCATGCGCATATCGAGCGCGTGCTGCCCGGGCTGGTATCGCTGCTGCATGAATCGGGGCAACTGGTCCTGATGAGCGGGCTCGCCAGCGAGCGCGACGCGCTGATCGCTCTCGAATGCAATGTCGATTTCGTGCAGGGCAGCTACTTTGCCAGCCCAAGCGCTGAGCCGCTACACACACAAACCGCCGCCCATCTGATGGATAGCCTGACGGCAGCGCTGCGCGAGCGGGTTGCGGCGCGCGAAGGGAAGCAAACCACGCATCTGGCACCCTATGTCGCCGCACTCGGGCAAGCCAGCGCGCAGATTGCAGCAGGCGTTACGCTGGCGCAGGCCGCCGGGCCGCTGCTCGCGCTGCCCGATACGGCGCGCTGCTTTGTGCTCGACCACACCGGGCGGCAAACCGGCGACAACGTGTTGCCGCCGCGCGGCGCCTTGCCACGGGCGCGGCGCTTCAAGCCGCTGCTGCACTCGGAAGGCGCCAGCTGGGCGCGCCGCCCTTATTTCATCGAAGCGATGCGCGCGCCCGATCAAGTGCATCTGACGCCACCGTATCTATCGATTAACGAAGCGCATCTGTGCATCACTGCGTCGATTGCCATACCCAGCGCCCACGGCATGCAAGTGCTGTGCGCCGATATCAACTGGGATGCAGCGGCAAATCAGTTATAA
- a CDS encoding NYN domain-containing protein, giving the protein MASPPETLSMALFCDFENVALGVRDAKYEKFDIKLVLERLLLKGSIVVKKAYCDWERYKSFKATMHEANFELIEIPHVRQSGKNSADIRLVVDALDLCYTKSHVNTFVVISGDSDFSPLVSKLRENAKQVIGVGVQQSTSDLLIANCDEFIFYDDLVRESQRTSNVRRDSAKPTPPSARRAPEEAKPPKEDLETRRGRAIEIAVQTFDALATERGDGGKIWASVLKNAIKRRKPDFNETYYGFRAFGNLLEEAQARGLLEFGRDEKSGTYVYRSNASVARSDSPSDRTVSQPTDSAAQRPGVIAAGDTSSAASTSGTTASDKHETRRKGRSGRSKPAPRGRASADAGHEQASAAKAATCATELETTSETALPPAVEVFAENVADTPLPATHARSPEDAEVPDNTVARPAQKPRSPRSSRKTVARKSHKSAEANASRATAHEVPTVDEPQPDAAVPSPTTAPDKPAAKKTTRGRRPRKTTASSDSHSE; this is encoded by the coding sequence ATGGCGTCCCCCCCGGAAACCCTTAGCATGGCGCTCTTTTGCGACTTCGAAAACGTCGCGCTTGGCGTGCGCGATGCCAAATACGAGAAGTTCGACATCAAGCTGGTGCTTGAGCGGCTGCTGCTCAAAGGCAGCATCGTCGTCAAGAAAGCGTATTGCGACTGGGAGCGCTACAAGAGCTTCAAGGCAACCATGCATGAGGCGAACTTCGAGCTGATCGAAATCCCGCACGTGCGCCAGTCAGGCAAGAATTCCGCCGATATCCGGCTCGTGGTCGATGCGCTCGACCTGTGCTACACCAAATCGCATGTCAACACCTTCGTCGTGATTAGCGGCGACTCCGATTTTTCGCCGCTGGTGTCCAAGCTGCGCGAGAACGCCAAACAGGTGATCGGTGTCGGCGTCCAGCAATCCACCTCGGATTTGCTGATCGCCAATTGCGACGAATTCATTTTTTATGACGATCTCGTACGCGAAAGCCAGCGGACGTCCAATGTCCGGCGCGACAGCGCCAAGCCCACCCCACCCTCGGCCAGACGAGCCCCCGAAGAAGCCAAGCCGCCCAAGGAAGACCTCGAAACGCGGCGTGGCCGAGCCATCGAAATCGCGGTACAGACCTTCGATGCACTGGCCACGGAGCGCGGCGACGGCGGCAAGATCTGGGCCTCCGTGCTGAAAAACGCGATCAAACGGCGCAAGCCTGATTTCAACGAAACCTATTACGGTTTTCGCGCCTTTGGCAATCTGCTCGAAGAAGCCCAGGCACGTGGCCTGCTTGAGTTTGGCCGTGACGAAAAATCAGGTACCTATGTGTACCGCAGCAACGCGAGCGTGGCGCGAAGTGACAGCCCGTCTGACCGAACAGTGAGCCAGCCGACCGATAGCGCAGCGCAGCGGCCTGGCGTCATTGCAGCAGGCGATACCTCCAGCGCGGCCAGTACGTCCGGCACCACGGCGAGCGACAAACACGAAACACGGCGTAAAGGGCGGAGCGGACGCAGCAAGCCCGCGCCGCGCGGCCGTGCCTCAGCCGATGCGGGCCATGAGCAGGCCTCTGCCGCCAAGGCTGCGACATGCGCAACCGAGCTTGAAACGACCTCTGAAACAGCACTGCCGCCGGCCGTTGAAGTCTTCGCGGAAAACGTGGCAGATACCCCGCTGCCCGCGACCCATGCCCGCAGCCCAGAGGATGCAGAGGTGCCCGATAACACCGTGGCGCGCCCAGCGCAAAAGCCGCGCAGCCCCCGAAGCAGCCGCAAAACCGTGGCGCGCAAGAGCCACAAAAGCGCCGAGGCCAACGCGAGCCGCGCTACCGCGCACGAAGTGCCCACGGTTGACGAACCCCAGCCCGATGCGGCTGTGCCATCGCCCACCACCGCGCCGGATAAACCTGCCGCGAAGAAAACCACGCGCGGCCGTCGTCCGCGCAAAACGACCGCCTCTTCAGATTCACATTCTGAATAA